One window of the Negativicutes bacterium genome contains the following:
- the groL gene encoding chaperonin GroEL (60 kDa chaperone family; promotes refolding of misfolded polypeptides especially under stressful conditions; forms two stacked rings of heptamers to form a barrel-shaped 14mer; ends can be capped by GroES; misfolded proteins enter the barrel where they are refolded when GroES binds), with protein MAKQIIYNEEARHALERGINQLANTVIITLGPKGRNVVLDKKFGAPQITNDGVTIAREIELEDAFENMGAQLVKEVATKTNDVAGDGTTTATLLAQAMVREGLKNVTAGANPMVIRRGIEKAVEAAVEEIRKMAKPVESSESIAQVASISANDETVGKLISEAMDKVGREGVITVEESKSMLTELEVVEGMQFDRGYVSAYMVTDTDKMEAILDEPFLLITDKKISNIQEILPVLEKVVQRGRPLVILAEDVEGEAMATLVVNKLRGTLNCVAVKAPGFGDRRKAMLEDIAILTGGEVISEEVGLDLKTTEVEQLGHARQIRVGKENTVIVDGAGNKEAIAKRVSQIRKQIEDTTSDFDREKLQERLAKLAGGVAVIKVGAATEVEMKERKLRIEDALSATRAAVEEGIVAGGGTAFINALVGLKNLKPANADEKVGIAIVARALEEPVRQIAQNAGFEGSVVVEKVKTKEKGIGFDALNEKYVDMIAAGIVDPAKVARSALQNAASVAAMVLTTEALVADKPEPKSAPMPAGMDGGMGGGMPMM; from the coding sequence ATGGCAAAACAGATTATTTATAATGAGGAAGCTCGTCACGCTTTAGAGCGCGGCATCAATCAATTGGCGAACACCGTTATCATCACCTTAGGACCCAAGGGCCGCAATGTTGTGCTGGATAAGAAATTCGGCGCTCCGCAAATCACCAACGACGGCGTTACCATTGCCCGCGAAATTGAACTGGAAGATGCCTTTGAGAACATGGGCGCTCAGCTTGTGAAAGAAGTAGCAACCAAGACCAACGATGTTGCCGGTGACGGAACCACCACAGCCACCCTTTTGGCGCAAGCCATGGTGCGCGAAGGCTTAAAGAATGTAACTGCCGGCGCCAATCCGATGGTGATTCGCCGCGGAATTGAAAAAGCAGTGGAAGCTGCCGTGGAAGAAATCCGCAAAATGGCCAAACCCGTGGAAAGCAGCGAATCGATTGCCCAGGTTGCCTCCATTTCTGCGAACGATGAAACCGTCGGCAAACTGATCTCCGAAGCGATGGATAAAGTAGGCAGAGAAGGTGTGATCACCGTTGAAGAATCCAAATCCATGCTGACTGAATTGGAAGTTGTGGAAGGCATGCAGTTCGACCGCGGTTATGTTTCCGCTTATATGGTAACCGATACCGATAAAATGGAAGCAATTCTGGATGAACCCTTCCTGCTGATTACCGATAAAAAGATTTCCAATATCCAGGAAATCCTGCCGGTTTTGGAAAAAGTAGTTCAACGCGGCCGCCCGCTGGTTATTTTAGCGGAAGACGTGGAAGGCGAAGCCATGGCAACCCTGGTTGTCAACAAACTGCGCGGCACCCTGAACTGTGTTGCCGTCAAAGCTCCCGGTTTTGGTGACAGAAGAAAAGCGATGCTGGAAGATATCGCTATCCTCACCGGCGGCGAGGTCATCTCCGAAGAAGTCGGTCTTGATCTGAAGACGACTGAAGTAGAACAACTCGGACATGCCCGCCAGATCCGTGTCGGCAAAGAAAACACGGTGATTGTCGACGGCGCCGGCAACAAAGAAGCCATTGCCAAACGTGTTTCTCAGATCCGTAAGCAAATTGAAGATACCACTTCTGATTTTGATCGCGAGAAATTGCAGGAACGCCTGGCTAAATTGGCCGGCGGCGTAGCCGTGATCAAAGTCGGTGCCGCAACCGAAGTGGAAATGAAAGAACGCAAACTCCGTATTGAAGACGCTTTGTCTGCTACCCGCGCTGCTGTGGAAGAAGGAATCGTAGCCGGCGGCGGCACTGCCTTCATCAACGCTCTGGTTGGATTGAAGAACTTAAAACCTGCCAATGCGGACGAAAAAGTTGGCATCGCGATTGTTGCCCGTGCTCTGGAAGAACCGGTTCGCCAAATTGCTCAAAATGCCGGTTTTGAAGGTTCCGTCGTGGTAGAAAAAGTGAAAACCAAAGAAAAAGGCATTGGTTTTGACGCTCTGAATGAAAAGTATGTCGATATGATCGCTGCCGGTATTGTTGATCCTGCCAAAGTGGCACGCTCTGCTTTGCAAAATGCAGCGTCTGTGGCGGCCATGGTTCTGACAACCGAAGCGTTGGTTGCCGACAAACCCGAACCGAAATCCGCTCCGATGCCGGCTGGCATGGACGGCGGCATGGGCGGCGGTATGCCGATGATGTAA
- the guaA gene encoding glutamine-hydrolyzing GMP synthase, whose translation MKHQRVIILDFGGQYVQLIARRIRECHVFCEIKPYNINIDVLKALDPQAIILSGGPATVYTDQAPMIDPVLFSLGIPVLGICYGMQLMAYLLGGRVSRAEKKEYGKTTLQLKSAASPLWQNVTESSSCWMSHGVYIEEVPQGWQVLAQSPNSPVAAMALPEKKLYGVQFHPEVTHTEHGMAILKNFLFQICGLKGDWSMADFLKEEVERIKAKVGGSKVLCALSGGVDSSVAAALVNRAIGENLTCVFVDHGMLRKDEGAQVIQLFRDELKIKMVAVDASERFLNQLEGVSDPEKKRKIIGTEFIRVFEEEANKLGEIDYLVQGTLYPDVVESGTATAATIKSHHNVGGLPEDMKFQLIEPLRELFKDEVRELGLELGLPEKVVYRQPFPGPGLAIRCLGALSPEKLRILRESDYIMRRELTNAGLDRVIWQCFTVLPNIQSVGVMGDERTYSQTIVVRAVTSVDGMTADWARIPYDVLEKISGCIINEMPEINRVVYDITSKPPATIEWE comes from the coding sequence ATGAAACATCAACGCGTCATTATTCTTGATTTTGGCGGTCAATATGTGCAGTTAATTGCCAGGCGCATTCGGGAATGCCATGTTTTTTGCGAAATCAAACCTTATAATATCAACATAGATGTACTGAAAGCCCTGGATCCCCAGGCAATTATACTTTCCGGCGGTCCTGCCACAGTCTATACGGATCAGGCGCCGATGATCGATCCTGTCTTGTTTTCGCTGGGAATTCCTGTTCTCGGCATTTGTTATGGCATGCAGCTGATGGCGTATCTTTTGGGCGGCCGGGTCAGCCGGGCCGAAAAAAAAGAATACGGCAAAACGACGCTGCAGCTAAAATCTGCAGCTTCACCGCTATGGCAGAATGTCACGGAAAGCAGCAGCTGCTGGATGAGCCATGGCGTTTACATTGAAGAAGTACCGCAAGGGTGGCAGGTATTGGCGCAATCGCCGAACTCTCCCGTAGCGGCAATGGCGTTGCCGGAGAAAAAGCTGTATGGTGTGCAGTTTCACCCGGAAGTGACGCACACTGAACACGGCATGGCGATTTTAAAAAATTTCCTCTTTCAGATCTGCGGCCTAAAAGGCGATTGGTCGATGGCCGATTTCCTCAAAGAAGAAGTAGAGCGGATCAAAGCCAAAGTTGGCGGCAGCAAGGTGCTCTGCGCTTTGTCCGGCGGCGTTGATTCTTCTGTAGCGGCGGCTTTGGTCAATCGTGCCATTGGGGAAAATCTTACCTGTGTTTTTGTCGATCACGGTATGCTGCGCAAAGACGAAGGCGCTCAGGTAATTCAATTATTCCGGGACGAACTGAAAATTAAAATGGTGGCAGTCGATGCTTCCGAGCGTTTCTTGAATCAGCTAGAGGGAGTATCCGATCCGGAGAAAAAGCGAAAAATCATCGGCACTGAATTTATCCGCGTCTTTGAAGAAGAAGCGAATAAACTGGGCGAAATCGATTATTTGGTGCAGGGAACTCTTTATCCCGATGTGGTGGAAAGCGGAACCGCAACAGCCGCCACCATCAAATCGCACCATAACGTTGGCGGTTTGCCGGAAGATATGAAATTCCAGTTGATTGAGCCGCTCAGAGAGTTATTCAAAGATGAAGTCCGTGAACTGGGCTTAGAACTTGGTCTGCCGGAAAAAGTGGTTTATCGGCAGCCCTTCCCGGGACCGGGTTTGGCGATTCGCTGCCTGGGAGCGCTCTCTCCGGAAAAGCTGCGCATCCTGCGTGAAAGTGATTATATCATGCGCCGCGAACTGACCAATGCCGGTCTTGATCGTGTGATCTGGCAATGCTTTACGGTGCTGCCGAATATCCAATCGGTGGGTGTGATGGGTGACGAACGCACCTACAGCCAAACAATTGTAGTGCGCGCGGTCACCAGTGTGGACGGTATGACCGCCGACTGGGCGCGCATCCCTTATGATGTGTTGGAGAAAATCTCCGGCTGTATTATCAACGAAATGCCGGAAATCAACCGCGTTGTTTATGATATCACTTCAAAACCTCCGGCCACGATTGAGTGGGAGTAA
- the groES gene encoding co-chaperone GroES yields MNLKPLGDRVVIKVLPQEEKLASGIVLPGNAKEKPQEGEVVAVGSGKILDNGQKVALEVSVGDRVIYSKYAGSEVKNSGEDYLILSEKDILAIIK; encoded by the coding sequence ATGAACTTAAAACCATTAGGAGATCGTGTTGTGATTAAAGTTTTACCTCAGGAAGAAAAATTGGCGAGCGGGATTGTATTACCGGGTAATGCCAAAGAAAAGCCGCAGGAAGGTGAAGTTGTCGCTGTCGGCAGCGGTAAGATCCTGGACAACGGGCAAAAAGTTGCCCTGGAAGTCAGTGTAGGTGATCGCGTGATCTATTCCAAATATGCCGGCAGCGAAGTAAAAAACAGCGGCGAGGATTATTTGATTTTAAGTGAAAAGGATATTCTGGCCATCATTAAATAA